The following are from one region of the Salvia hispanica cultivar TCC Black 2014 chromosome 1, UniMelb_Shisp_WGS_1.0, whole genome shotgun sequence genome:
- the LOC125189109 gene encoding putative B3 domain-containing protein At3g24850 yields the protein MDPTDLSLSDFQSHELRRITDPGAILLTVVARATEIAVANEPARGSSGWRRRTIRPFSIRRRIAPPEPVRGANPAKRRKLLGRGLSPAEGLTSMIRQLSRRRDVSPPPLPKLVIQKPLCRTDVSSHHNRLSIPISQTDDGFLTEAEKQRLRSGNKRSNHMNVKIMAAAAAGELSTETVKLSRWDMRKGEGRKTSSIYAINGKWNAFVKKYNLTEGMVVQLWFFRLREELCFALVQLPDSSA from the coding sequence ATGGATCCAACAGACTTATCCCTCTCCGATTTTCAATCCCACGAGCTCCGCCGCATCACCGATCCTGGCGCCATTCTACTCACCGTAGTGGCGCGGGCAACGGAAATCGCCGTTGCAAACGAACCCGCCCGCGGCAGCAGCGGGTGGAGGAGAAGGACGATCCGACCGTTTTCCATCCGCCGCCGAATCGCACCGCCGGAGCCCGTTCGCGGCGCCAACCCGGCGAAGAGGAGAAAGCTCCTCGGCCGGGGTCTTTCTCCGGCCGAGGGCTTAACCAGCATGATCCGGCAGCTTTCTCGGCGGCGCGACGTTTccccgccgccgctgccgaaGCTTGTGATACAGAAGCCGCTGTGCCGCACAGACGTGAGCTCCCATCACAACCGGCTGTCCATCCCGATCTCCCAAACCGACGACGGTTTTCTCACTGAGGCGGAGAAGCAGCGCCTCCGCAGCGGGAACAAGCGGTCGAACCACATGAATGTTAAGATCATGGCTGCGGCAGCGGCAGGGGAGCTGTCGACGGAGACCGTGAAGCTCTCCCGGTGGGATATGCGGAAGGGGGAAGGCAGGAAGACGTCGTCGATTTACGCCATCAATGGTAAGTGGAAtgcttttgttaaaaaatataatctcaCAGAGGGGATGGTTGTGCAGCTGTGGTTTTTCCGGCTTCGGGAGGAGCTGTGCTTCGCGCTCGTGCAGCTGCCCGATTCGTCTGCCTGA
- the LOC125202128 gene encoding probable sulfate transporter 3.4: protein MELLFALQLVDTASLEVVLFIWLQEVVLLIAYESCLLGALIAFKETPQVIFLLQQLKGLLGIGHFTTKMQLVPVLSFAFHQIDEWSWQTVVMRIGFLALLLITRQISMRKPKALVSSNMLYFNVPHLL, encoded by the exons ATGGAGCTCTTGTTTGCGCTTCAACTTGTGGATACGG CTTCCCTGGAAGTAGTCCTCTTCATTTGGCTGCAAGAAGTGGTTCTCTTGATTGCATACGAGAGTTGCTTGCTTGGGGCGCTGATCGCCTTCAAAGAGACGCCTCAGG TGATTTTCTTGCTGCAGCAGTTGAAAGGGCTACTTGGGATAGGCCATTTCACTACCAAAATGCAACTGGTTCCCGTGTTGTCCTTTGCCTTCCATCAAATAGATGAG TGGTCTTGGCAAACAGTTGTGATGAGAATCGGTTTTTTAGCGCTGTTGCTGATAACAAGGCAAATT AGCATGAGAAAACCTAAAGCTCTTGTTTCTTCGAACATGTTGTATTTCAATGTCCCTCATCTGCTTTAG